One segment of Solanum lycopersicum chromosome 1, SLM_r2.1 DNA contains the following:
- the LOC101266970 gene encoding agamous-like MADS-box protein AGL62, which translates to MRKPNGRKKIEIAKIQNQTNLQVTLSKRRAGLFKKASELSTLCGANVAIVAFSPSNKVYACGHPSVESIVDKFIGENPPPETDDPNPIIVAHQNANIDELNKKLNKFERTLERERKHGQALQALRTEPSNEKLSFFDLNILCESLEAADKKVEKLASQLMECGIEFPYKTIGSALAPLRARESTSSVSGEGSSGSGE; encoded by the coding sequence ATGAGAAAACCTAATGGCcgcaaaaaaattgaaattgcgaagattcaaaatcaaaccaacTTGCAAGTAACATTATCAAAAAGACGTGCCGGCCTATTTAAAAAGGCAAGTGAGCTCTCGACTTTGTGTGGTGCTAATGTTGCTATTGTAGCTTTTTCTCCTAGCAACAAAGTATACGCATGTGGACACCCTTCCGTCGAGTCAATTGTGGATAAATTTATCGGAGAGAATCCTCCACCTGAAACTGATGATCCTAACCCCATCATTGTAGCTCATCAAAATGCCAATATTGATGAGCTCAATAAAAAGCTGAACAAGTTTGAGAGAACACTcgaaagagaaagaaaacatGGGCAAGCACTTCAAGCATTGAGGACAGAACCTTCAAATGAAAAACTTAGTTTTTTTGATCTTAACATCTTGTGCGAGTCCTTGGAGGCTGCggataaaaaagttgaaaaactaGCAAGCCAACTTATGGAGTGTGGTATTGAATTCCCATATAAAACCATTGGAAGTGCGCTCGCTCCTTTAAGAGCTAGGGAAAGCACTTCGTCCGTTTCCGGCGAAGGGTCATCTGGATCCGGTGAATAA